Proteins from a single region of Catenulispora acidiphila DSM 44928:
- a CDS encoding aspartate aminotransferase family protein, with protein MSTDSLDKSAYDHLWMHFTRMSGYRDNPVPTIVRGEGARIFDSNGKRYLDGLAGLFVVQAGHGRVELAEAAYKQAQELAFFPLWSYAHPQAIELADRLAHYAPGDLNKVFFTTGGGEAVETAWKLAKQYFKLVGQPMKHKVISRNIAYHGTPHGALSITGIPDAKKYFEPLVPGAHKVPNTNYYRADEITGVPGMSEEEFGIWCANQVENMILTEGADTVAAVFVEPVQNSGGCFPPPPGYFRRLREICDQYDVLMVSDEVICAFGRLGTMFACDKFDYVPDIITCAKGMTSGYSPIGATIVSDRVAAPFYEGTNYFPHGYTFGGHPVSSAVALANLELFEREGLNQHVLDHEGAFRSTLEKLTDLPIVGDVRGDGFFYGIELVKDKATKETFDDDESERLLRGFLSKALFDAGLYCRADDRGDPVVQLAPPLIVGQSEFDEIEQTLRSVLTEAWTRL; from the coding sequence ATGAGCACCGACAGCCTGGACAAATCCGCCTACGACCACCTCTGGATGCACTTCACGCGGATGTCGGGGTACCGGGACAACCCGGTGCCGACCATCGTCCGCGGCGAGGGCGCGCGCATCTTCGACAGTAACGGCAAGCGCTACCTGGACGGCTTGGCGGGCCTGTTCGTCGTGCAGGCCGGGCACGGCCGCGTCGAGCTCGCGGAGGCGGCCTACAAACAGGCTCAGGAGCTGGCGTTCTTCCCGCTGTGGAGCTACGCGCACCCGCAGGCGATCGAGCTGGCCGACCGGCTGGCGCACTATGCCCCGGGCGACCTGAACAAGGTCTTCTTCACCACCGGCGGCGGCGAGGCCGTGGAGACCGCCTGGAAGCTGGCCAAGCAGTACTTCAAGCTGGTCGGCCAGCCGATGAAGCACAAGGTGATCTCCCGCAACATCGCCTACCACGGCACCCCGCACGGCGCGCTGTCCATCACCGGCATCCCGGACGCCAAGAAGTACTTCGAGCCGCTGGTCCCCGGCGCGCACAAGGTTCCGAACACCAACTACTACCGCGCGGACGAGATCACCGGCGTGCCCGGCATGAGCGAGGAGGAGTTCGGGATCTGGTGCGCCAACCAGGTCGAGAACATGATCCTCACCGAGGGCGCGGACACGGTCGCGGCGGTGTTCGTCGAGCCGGTGCAGAACTCCGGCGGCTGCTTCCCGCCGCCGCCGGGATACTTCCGGCGGCTGCGCGAGATCTGCGACCAGTACGACGTCCTGATGGTCTCCGACGAGGTCATCTGCGCCTTCGGCCGGCTGGGCACGATGTTCGCCTGCGACAAGTTCGACTACGTCCCGGACATCATCACCTGCGCCAAGGGCATGACCTCCGGCTACTCGCCGATCGGCGCGACCATCGTCTCCGACCGCGTCGCCGCACCCTTCTACGAGGGCACCAACTACTTCCCGCACGGCTACACCTTCGGCGGGCACCCGGTCTCCTCGGCGGTGGCGCTGGCGAACCTGGAGCTGTTCGAGCGCGAGGGCCTGAACCAGCACGTGCTGGACCACGAGGGCGCGTTCCGCTCGACGCTGGAGAAGCTCACGGACCTGCCGATCGTCGGCGACGTCCGCGGCGACGGCTTCTTCTACGGCATCGAGCTGGTGAAGGACAAGGCGACCAAGGAGACCTTCGACGACGACGAGTCCGAGCGCCTGCTGCGCGGCTTCCTGTCCAAGGCGCTGTTCGACGCCGGCCTGTACTGCCGCGCCGACGACCGCGGCGACCCGGTGGTGCAGCTCGCGCCGCCGCTGATCGTCGGGCAGAGCGAGTTCGACGAGATCGAGCAGACGCTGCGCTCGGTGCTGACCGAGGCCTGGACCCGGCTGTAG
- a CDS encoding pyridoxamine 5'-phosphate oxidase family protein, translating to MTESLGSTARTRVRRLPEKAATDRSALHEVLDAGLVAHVAVTDNSGPNGAAQPYILPVAYARDGERVLFHGSTGSRLFRSLADGAPTCFTVTLLDGLVVARSAFESSMNYRGAMVLGTSRMLPESEKEAALERITEHLMPGRWKELRAPKRKELAATVVLSLPLTEASVKISAGGPDDDPDDLDAPVWAGVVPLHEVYCDPTPATNLAPGIDVPDYVRRWRR from the coding sequence ATGACCGAGTCCCTGGGCTCGACTGCCCGCACCCGAGTCCGCCGCCTGCCCGAGAAGGCCGCCACCGACCGCTCCGCGCTGCACGAGGTGCTGGACGCCGGCTTGGTCGCGCACGTCGCGGTCACCGACAACAGCGGCCCGAACGGCGCGGCGCAGCCGTACATCCTGCCCGTCGCCTATGCTCGCGACGGCGAGCGCGTGCTGTTCCACGGCTCCACCGGCTCGCGGCTGTTCCGTTCGCTGGCCGACGGCGCGCCGACGTGCTTCACCGTGACGCTGCTGGACGGTTTGGTGGTGGCCCGCTCGGCCTTCGAGTCCTCGATGAACTACCGCGGCGCGATGGTGCTCGGGACCAGCCGGATGCTGCCGGAGTCCGAGAAGGAGGCGGCGCTGGAGCGGATCACGGAGCACCTGATGCCGGGACGCTGGAAGGAACTTCGCGCACCCAAGCGCAAGGAACTCGCCGCGACCGTGGTGCTTTCGCTGCCGCTGACCGAGGCGTCCGTGAAGATCTCCGCCGGCGGGCCCGACGACGATCCGGACGACCTGGACGCCCCGGTGTGGGCCGGCGTCGTACCGCTGCACGAGGTGTACTGCGACCCGACGCCGGCGACGAACCTCGCGCCGGGGATCGACGTACCCGACTACGTGCGCCGATGGCGGCGGTGA
- a CDS encoding Lrp/AsnC family transcriptional regulator, translating into MTDRTNDRAGGYHLDPLSKAIIEQLQQDGRRAYATIGRAVGLSEAAVRQRVQKLIDAGVMQIVAVTDPLTVGFHRQAMIGIRAEGDLEPVADALAAMAEVDYVVMTAGSFDLLVEVVCADDDHLLEIINKRIRALPQVRSTESFVYLKLRKQTYTWGAL; encoded by the coding sequence GTGACCGACAGGACGAACGACCGGGCCGGCGGCTACCATCTGGATCCCCTGTCCAAGGCGATCATCGAACAGCTCCAACAGGACGGCAGGCGCGCGTACGCGACGATCGGCCGGGCGGTGGGTCTGAGCGAGGCCGCCGTGCGCCAGCGGGTGCAGAAGCTCATCGACGCCGGCGTCATGCAGATCGTGGCCGTGACCGACCCGCTGACCGTGGGCTTCCACCGCCAGGCGATGATCGGCATCCGCGCCGAGGGCGATCTGGAGCCGGTGGCCGACGCGCTGGCCGCCATGGCCGAGGTGGACTACGTGGTGATGACCGCCGGGTCCTTCGACCTGCTGGTCGAGGTGGTGTGCGCGGACGACGACCACCTCCTGGAGATCATCAACAAGCGGATCCGAGCGCTCCCGCAGGTCCGGTCGACCGAATCTTTCGTCTACCTCAAGCTTCGCAAACAAACGTACACCTGGGGCGCCCTGTAG